In Diadema setosum chromosome 2, eeDiaSeto1, whole genome shotgun sequence, the DNA window aaaaaaaaaaaatgagcaggAATATCAGTCGTCATTCACTCATACATGTAGGTTTTCTTTTAAtcgtgtgtttgttgttgttacatgtatgttgcaTAAGAACAGGGATTCCACAGTTGGTCACTCACTTGTAAGTTTTCTGTCTTTCCGTTcttgctctctctttctctcatatcCTGTCCATAATTAAAAGCCTAATTTGACCAGCCAAGGAACCGGCTACAAGTCTGACTATCGTCAGGGACTGACAGGCAGTGGGGGAAGGTAGGACAGAAAAATTACATGTGAAAATCTTGTTCTCTCCGGAGAAGATATTTATGTCCAGGATGAGATGCTGCCATTTCTCtgtttgatttgtgtgtgtgtgtgtgagtgtaatGTAGTTTATCATACCTTTGTTACAGTTAACTGACAAACCCAAATACATGTTGTACCATGATGAAAATGCGTTAACATGTGAGCACTGGTCATACCATGACAGTCAAATACATTTAACcaattgaggacggactgattttgctataacaaaattcgcatagacacctgcccgagtattcttgggacttgtcctcaacgggtgaaGAGAGAATAATACCCAAACAAGGAAATTGCCTTTGATGAAAGAAATTGCTTGGAAGTGCACAGCAGACAGTGCAGAATTTTTATAGATGATAAAATATTGTGATGTATTATGCTCTTTGAAGTTTctgtttcttcaatttgaaagttgttttaaaataaaacaacacaaGTATTCCTTATGTGAGGGGTTTACAGACAGGCATCTTTGCCACAGGGTTGATAAATGTGCACAGTACTTCTCACTTGATTTGTATGAAGTCACAAATATGATGCTTTTCTTATAATCATCACAATGATACTATCTTTAAAGGGAGGATGTGTCAGAACATCAAAAGGGTACATCAGGATTaaagttacacacacacacacacacacaaacaaacacaaatgtgaACTTTGTTtagtatgtatatttttttttgagtgttTGAAAATTTGCATGGTGATGTGGTGATGTGTCATGGTCATGAAACTTTTGAAGGGTCACAGAAGCAtggtcaattttcatgaaagcatGGTCCGTGGAATCTGTAAGGCtccatgaaatgataatgtGAAATTCTATTGGGAAAGTGATTTTCATGATAATTTGTGTTGGAATTATTTTAGAAGaggaaaatatatcaattttGGTCTTGTAATCATAATggcttgctctctctctctctctctctctcgtttgtTCTTTGCAAATCAATGATGCGTTGCAGACCTGGTGGTCCTCCACCACCACCCAGGAGGAGAATGGGAGGCTTCGGTGGAAGGGGGTCAGGCCCCGCCCCACCCCCTGCTGCAGGTGGTGGATGAGGAAGGTAAAAGCCGActttgtgcacacacacacacacacacacacacacacacacacacacacacacacacaaaaatatgaatgtgCTGTGACTACAAAGTAATACTGCAGAAGCTGTTATTtttcacatacagatattttcacatatgaggaggtcacagactcTTTCAAAAAGGTGCTGTTTTTTGCGATTTTGACCTCGGGCGATCATGAGTGCACCAATGCATGTCTGTTCGCTATGCATGATCACAATCAGGTGGCAATACTTTTGTATGCTGTTAATTTTGCAGCCCAGcagtgatttgtgaaattcacgaaaCTTCAACCCTCCCGAAAATAATGGCTTTTACAGTATGACCATTGCATTCATTGCAACTTCAATTAGGATGTCCCGTGGTATTTAGGGAAGCTAGCAGTGTAAAATAAAAAGGTACTTTGATGAAATGGGCAGGATTGAAGGGTCTGAGGTCCAGTCAGATGTTGCAAACCTCAAGTTAACAGTGATTATCCAACTTAACTTCAGCTGGGAATGTCTAATGGGAACATTCCAAAATGTGAATGAACGGCCTTTAATATGACAGTTCCTTGAAAATGCAGAGGCATCTCAGTAGATTCTAAGCAGTCATTAAATCGCCCTTGTTCAGTATGTTTGCCATCTAACTTGAGACAAGTCATTGGAGAGCATTTTATTCTGGTATTCTGAGACATTTGTTTTCAGAATTGAGCACACATagtaagattttttattttgttttttttttaaatgaagatCATTAATTCACTATATACAGTATTGAACTAAATCAACTTCATAGACGCAGTCAATACATTTTAGCATCATTTTTGTTCTGGGATTAGTTGTTATCATGTTTCATGGAGTTTGTGttaaacatgtatttcattctGCTTccatctcttcctttctctttctatctgtttccctctctccttctctcgcCCTTCCCAGGTAAATGCCTACTCATCAATAATGAAGAGTAGGCATGTTGGAATCCATGGGTAACATCATCAACTTCTACAATCAAAACAGTCCTGACTTCACATTTCCAGTTCAGTCTTCCAAGTGAGTGGGCATCTTACACAATTACTTCACCACATGCCCACGATGAAACAGATTTTGTAATGCGGTTGAATAGGTTTTTGTATAACGAGCGTGTCTGTAGCTTGGGTCCTTTCAGCACTTAAATCTAAACTCTAGTTTTTCTTAGAGTGGCATTTCCTTTACATCCGTGCCATAAAAAGTAGCATGACATTTCAAGACTTATTTTTGATGAAGATATGTAAAAATAAGGTggaatttttttctctctttttttaatcttttgtgAAGATAACTACTGGTATTTGTTCGGCTACTTCCATGAATTTTGGTTATGCAAGTAGTCCCTGCAATGTTCCCATGAAAAATCTGTTGTGCAATAAAGCTCAACTATTAAAGTTGAATGCATAGATGAAGGCTCTATAATTATTAAAGGTAATCGAGGGTAATAAGTTGTGGATTAAGATGGCAGTTGCTATGATGTTCCTGTGGATTCCTAAGCAAAGCAGACTTCTTTGCAGCGATGGTATCTGTAAATGACGTCTTGTTTGTAAACTCACATGTATGAGACAGGCTTGACTGATCCTTCAAAGATACAGTGAAACGCTGAATTGAAGTTGGTGCTTGACATTTTTGTTGTCTATCAtctgaaaatggaggggaagtaTCCTACAAGTCAATTTGTGGGGTCAATTCCCTTTCATTATTAAATGTTATTTATCACAGATCATTAAAGTATTCTAAAAGGTATACTCTGTATATTTTTATGCGGGCAGGTCTGTGTAAGATAAATGTAACTGTGTGCCTGGTATAttccgccttttttttttttttttttttacactcagATATGAAATAAGTGGATCTGTCGGGATAAAGTTTTGAAGGAGAAGAAAGATCACAATGaaaggtactgtaaaagtggaaatattgGCAGTGTGAAAATTTTGGTATTTTGCACAATTAGAAACTAGCACACTATAAagacatgcaatttttttttgcatgttataTGTAACACTTTTCAATgttttgattccatggaattaaattCAGTGCTTTGGTATAagggaattaaaaacatgtgaaattcatcttacccagctcAGCGCAAAAAGTAACTTGTgtgaaaaatttccacttttgcaaTATTCCAGAGAGCATTATGTTGAATGTTATTAGGGGAAACAAATGGATCATAGGGAAAATAAGCAAGTACTAAGAATGTGATGACTATTTGAATGGTGGTCTGTCTTGTGTGGCTCAGTAATGACATCTCATATCGTAGTTCTTGTCATAGCTGTTTTAAAAATGAGCTCAGACTGCTATTGTGTATATCTCAGTAAGATATTTATCTTTCTTGCTTttgattacccccccccccccaaaaaaaaagaaaagttgtcTATAACTTGAATTCTGGGCCCATGGTCTTAGTGTTCTCACAAGTTCCTCCTCCGAGATGAAGTGTACTTCTCAACAAATCTTGCAAAGAAACTAAAAATCAGTAATTTATCCTTTTGCCTGCAAAGTAAACGGGACAGGTCATAGCCTGATGACTGAAATGGCTGTCATCATGTATGTATCTGTAAGACAGTGTTCCATGATTGATTTGCATTAATTTGCTGATAACCTCCAGACTGTTGTACACACTCATTAGGGGTACAATCTctactagtacattgtatagttACTGATGTGTCACTGCTTTTATTTCCCTTTTCAATTCCTCTCTGTGtcagttactgtaaaagtggatatttttgcagtgttgaaatttttgtgcatttcgcgcaaccagaacgtagcgcaaaaataaaagcatgcgaatatttttgcatgtcgtatgttccagtagttgtcttgattccgcggaattaaaaacacgcaaaactcttcttgcccggcctagcgcgaaaaataagtcgcgcgaaaatatccacttttacagtactatttttttttttttcagcatgagATTTATACTATTAGGTATGTGCAATGTTCCAATTCCAACCTTCTTCACAACAGGAATTTTGCATTTacgtactacatgtatttaataGAAATGTGTTGATTTGTGTCTTCTGCTGCAGTAGCAATGCTGATATTTTCCATTGTAATTAGTCATCATGTAACTCCACtgtgcttttgaatttggactCATTTCATTATGCTGATTTTGGTGTAGTTAATGTATCACGATATTTCTTGTACATATTCGTGACAAAGATTggattatttcataagaggctagGCCCGTCGCAGTATagcatttacatgtacactCCATTCTCACTCAAACCCCATTATAATAAGATATTCAGGACTGCGACATTATTCTTATTCTATGATTACATGCATTTGTAGTAGATTATTTGTACTCTAAGCgaatttatatgtttgtttgttttggtgatTGTAAAGTGCTTCGAAACATTGTATTGAGCGCTAAATAAATGTgtcatattattataattattattatcattattattattatcattcttgtcAACAATAATTTTTTTGCTACAGCAGAGACCCATAGGTTATTTAAAATAAATGTAACATAGAATACCGGTACATACTGTCGCTATACAGCCACCCCACTTGCAGGTCAGAAAATTGACTTGTTAGCATATGTTCATGTTAAATAAAGAGTTTACATAGGTAGCAATGTTGTAAATGTGTATTTGTTGACTCACATTAGtaagttttccatattttcattaaaaacattcAGTGTACCCATGAAACGTGTGGGTCTGCACTGAGAGGTTGAAAGAGGGAGTGAGAAATAGGGCAGACGCTTTACTCGCTTTTGATTCCCAACATGCATACACCACAGATTCAGTCACTCCCCTACAACTGACCCAAACCACGTGCATAGATTTTGCGGGTGTGTGTGAGCTGAATGAACTATCAAGTGCACTCCCTTTATTACAAACTAGTGACAAAGTTCTCGACAAAgtaaaattcaggtcccaataTTATCATGTAAAGATCTTTAAACATTTTACTGTTCAGTTatagtgaaatttcaatataaccaaagaaaactgcctatcccaaggactttgttatttGATAACAGGAGTCGCCTGTATTACAGATTTGTTAAAAGTGAAAATGAGTCATTTTGTGTGTGATGACAGGGC includes these proteins:
- the LOC140241929 gene encoding selenoprotein K-like isoform X2, with amino-acid sequence MPYISQSGQLLESRSPWRLSIIPELFWGAVNFIVLFFRTMFSPNLTSQGTGYKSDYRQGLTGSGGRPGGPPPPPRRRMGGFGGRGSGPAPPPAAGGG
- the LOC140241929 gene encoding selenoprotein K-like isoform X1, yielding MPYISQSGQLLESRSPWRLSIIPELFWGAVNFIVLFFRTMFSPNLTSQGTGYKSDYRQGLTGSGGRPGGPPPPPRRRMGGFGGRGSGPAPPPAAGGGUGR